Within the Marixanthomonas sp. SCSIO 43207 genome, the region TTGAGGTTGAAAATAGGTTTTGATTTTCGGCAAAAATGTTTGCTGAACGTTTTCCTCTTCCTATAGATGCTCTAAAGGCAGATTTATCCCAAGGTGTATACTTTACATGAAGTCTTGGTGTTACAAAAAACCCTAATCTATTATGATTATCTACTCGCATCCCTGCAGTAAGATTTATATTTTCTAAATCGTCAAAATTGTATTCAAAAAAAGCTCCTACAGAGTTGTCAATGCGGTTGTAGGTAGTAGTTTCAACCAGTTCATCATATTTATCATAAGTAAAGCTAATACCTGTTTTAATCTTATGTCTAGAATCACTGATGATTGAATTATATGTAAAGTTTGAATATATACTATTGTGTTCAATATTGTAAGTACGCAACCCAAAATAGGAATCTTGTTGGTGATTGCTGTAAGCAAATTGCAGTCCTGCACTTCTCCATGGCAATTCTGGGTTTACATACCCAAATTTTCCTGAAATGTCATACCGCTCAGTATTAATCTCACTTCCCCAAGCATTGGTAGTTAATTTGTCTGTTTCCGGGTCAAAATCTAACTCTCCTGTTTGTTTTTCATCGTTGAGATACCTGAAGTTGAAAAAACCTACAAAGCCTTTTTCAGTGTCTGTATACTGCCAGCGATTCATCACATTTACTTGATTATACAAAGGCATATCTAGAAAATTGTCATCATTCACATCATGTTCTTTTTGATGGGTATTTCCGTGCAAATAAACCCCTGTACTCCATTTATCATTAATTTTTGTATTAAAATGCGTATTAAGTTCTAAACGCTCACTACTTGCACCGTATAGGTTTACAAATAATTTATCATCATTTGTTGGTTTTTGCAACTCTGCGTTTATCTGTCCTGCGATACTTTCATATCCATTTACAACACTTCCAGCACCTTTGGTTATTTGAATACTTTCTACCCATGTTCCAGGCGTGAACGTTAAACCATAGGCTTGAGCTGCTCCCCTAACAGTCGGGATATTTTCCATTGCAATAAGGATGTATGGACTGGTAAGTCCCAACATTTTTATTTGCCGTGTACCTGAAATGGCATCTGCAAAGTTTACATCAATAGATGGGTTGGTTTCAAAACTTTCAGACAGGTTACAACAAGCAGCTTTGAGCAATTCATCACTACTCACGTTAATAACATTCTCTGCTTCTATGTAGGATCTTGAAGTAGCTTTTTTTCTTGCAACCAGCGTTACTTCATCTAAGTTACTTTTAGAACTTAAGGTTGCTTTAATTTGTTTTGAAGGATTTGTAACTTGTATGGTATCTGTTGTATAGCCCACATAACTCACAATTAATTTTTTGTAGGAGTGTTTATAGGAAATAGAAAAATCACCGTCAAAGTCTGTCACCTCCCCCACTTCGGTACCCAACCAATAAACGTTGGCTCCAGGAAGTGGATTATTTGTTTCTTTTTCATATACCACGCCTTGCACTTTGTCTTGAGAAAATGCGAAACAAGTAATAAGAAAAGTAAAAAAAGTGATTACTAATTTTATCATTTTTTGATTTTAAAAATTTATAAATAAGCTTAAAATAGATGTTGTTTCACTTAAATCTGTAAAGGAAAACACCTAGTTAAATGGCGGTTATAAATTTTAAAATCAAATTAAAAACACTTGATTACAGACCTGAATATCTGTTATCAAGATAGGTGAAGTATAATTTTTATGCGGAATTACTTGTGAAGATAAATCCTTAAATAGATGAAAGTAGGTTCCTGTAAAAGCAACCAAAAACAGTTGCTGTTCATAGTCTAAATCATCAAACTTATAGGTAGCAGCATCTTGTCCTTCAACAATATTTACCACATCATTACAGCATTCTGGCTGTACAATTTGATCATTTGAAGTATCGGAGCAAGGCTCTTTACTACATTTTTCTACTGAAGAAAACACAGATGAGTCTATAAGAAAGTCTCCGCAATAATGTTTTTGTACAGCAAAAGAACTGGTAGACAGTAAAATTAATACTGCCAACATTAAAGAAGAAAACTTATGTAAAATCTTTATTTTCACAGCACAAATTTAATAAATTAAAAACAATCTTTATCAAATTAAAAACAGCTTTATATTAAAATAAAAAAACAACCCCTATAACAATGCTATTATGCTTTTTTAGCGTATATTTGCCGCCTGATTACCAGAGTGGTAATCTGTACATAAAAATCATTTTAATAATATTGGCATGTATTTAACCAAAGAAGAAAAAGAAAAATTATTTAAAAAACACGGTAAGTCTGAAAAAGACACGGGTTCTACAGAAGGTCAGATTGCACTTTTCACTAAGCGTATTGACCACCTTTCAAAACATTTAAAAAACAACCAAAAAGACTTCAATACAGAGCGCTCTTTGGTAAAAATGGTAGGTAAGCGTAGATCACTTCTTGATTATCTTATGAAAAAAGATATCATGAGATATCGTGCAATAGTTAAAGAATTAGGATTACGTAAATAATTTTTAAGGGGCTTTTTTAGCCCCTTTTTAAGTTTCAGACGTTAAATTTTGAAACTTTTTCTACTGAAAAGTAGAACATATAGAAAAAGCTACACTTTAGTTTTTCATTGGTCACCACAACAACACAACCTTTGCTCGATAACCGAGCAACGACCAATTTTAACTGCACACTTTCTGGTGTGCAAGAATGAAAAACAAAAATATGATACCTAAAGTATTTAAAGAGGTTATAGACCTTGGCGACGGTAGAGAAATTTCTATCGAGACCGGAAAATTAGCAAAACAGGCACACGGTTCTGTTGTTGTAAAATCTGGTAATTGTATGTTATTATGTACTGTAGTTTCAAACTACAAACAAAGTGATGTAGACTTTTTACCATTAACAGTAGATTATCGTGAAAAGTTTGCCGCTGCAGGTCGCTATCCAGGTGGTTTCTTTAAAAGAGAAGCAAGACCTAGTGATGGTGAAGTTTTAACAATGCGTCTAGTAGATCGCGTACTACGCCCACTATTCCCAAAAGATTATCACGCCGAAACACAAGTGATGATTCAATTAATGTCTCACGACGATGATGTAATGCCAGATGCAATGGCAGGTTTAGCCGCTTCAGCAGCTATTCAACTTTCAGATTTCCCTTTTGAATGTGCCATTTCAGAAGCTCGTGTAGGTCGTGTAAACGGAGAGTTTATCATTAACCCAACTAGGTCACAACTTGAAGAGTCTGATATTGATATGATGATTGGCGCATCTGCAGATTCTGTGATGATGGTTGAAGGTGAAATGAAAGAAATTAGTGAAGAAGAAATGGTTGAGGCCATTAAATTTGCTCACGAACACATAAAAAAACAATGCGAAGCACAGCTTAAACTTGCTGAAGCATTTGGAAAAAAAGAAACTCGTGAGTATGAGCCTGAACGTGAAGATGCAGACTTAGAAAAGAAAATCAAAGATATGGCGTATGATAAAGTATACGCTATTGCAAAAGGAGGTTCAGCAAAACAAGAGCGTGGAGCAGCCTTCGCCGAAATTAAAGAAGAAATTATAGCTTCTTTTACTGAAGAAGAACTTGAAGATTTTGGTGATTTGGTTTCAAAATACTATAGCAAAGCCGAAAAAGCCGCAGTAAGAGACCTAACACTTAACGAAGGTTTACGTCTTGATGGAAGAAAAACAGACGAGATAAGACCTATATGGTGTGAAGTAGACTACTTACCTTCTACACACGGTTCTGCAGTATTTACAAGAGGAGAAACGCAAGCCTTGGCAACAGTAACACTTGGTACTTCAAGAGAAGCAAACCAAATAGATATGCCTAGCTTTGAGGGTGAAGAGACATTCTATTTACACTACAACTTCCCCCCTTTCTCTACCGGAGAAGCTCGCCCAATTAGAGGTACCTCTCGCAGAGAAATAGGTCACGGTAACTTAGCACAACGTGCTTTAAAAGGAATGATTCCTGAAGATTGTCCTTATACCGTTCGTGTTGTTTCAGAAATATTAGAATCTAACGGTTCTTCATCTATGGCAACCGTTTGTAGTGGTACAATGGCATTAATGGATGCCGGTGTAAAACTTAAAAAACCAGTTTCAGGTATTGCAATGGGATTAATTAGTGATGCCGAATCAGGAAATTTTGCCGTATTAAGTGATATCCTAGGTGATGAAGATCACTTAGGCGATATGGATTTTAAAGTTACAGGTACTGCAGATGGTATTACTGCTTGTCAAATGGATATAAAAGTTAAAGGACTTTCATATGAAATTTTGGTAAAAGCTTTAAAACAAGCTGCAGACGGAAGGTTGCATATTCTTGAGAAATTAACTGACACTATTTCTGCACCCAATGCAGATGTAAAATCACACGCCCCAAAAATGGTTACTGTGAGAATTGACAATGAATACATTGGTGCATTGATTGGCCCAGGAGGAAAAGTAATTCAAGAACTTCAAAAAGAGACAGGAACTACCATTGTAATTAATGAAGACCCTGAAACTGAAGAAGGAGTTGTTGAAATCCTTGGTACAGATCAAAATGGAATTGACGCTGTATTGGCAAAAATAGACGCACTTACTTTTAAACCTGAAGTAGGAAGTGTATATGAAGTAAAAGTGATAAAAATTCTTGATTTTGGAGCCGTTGTAGAATATGTTGAAGCTCCTGGAAATGAAGTTTTATTACACATTTCTGAACTGGCTTGGGAACGTACAGACAATGTTACCGATGTTGTAAACATGGGTGATGTGATTGATGTAAAATATTTCGGGTTTGATTCTAGAACTAAAAAAGAAAAAGTATCTAGAAAAGCTTTGCTTCAAAAACCTGAAGGTTATAAAGACAGAAAAGGTGGCGGAAATCGAGACAATCAAAATAAAGGTCGAGATAATCGCAATCGTGACAATAAAAGAAGAGACTAACAAGTTCTTTTTTAATAAATTAAAAACGCCTTCAATTGAAGGCGTTTTTTTTCTGCCATATTAGCAGAAATCCCTTTTTGTCATATAAATACTGTCATTTCTGCATTTACTGTTTTTTCTTAAAAAAATTAACAATTATTTAAACAAAATCGCTTAAGCCTTGTTTTTATTAGGTTTATCGGAATATAAACTCAAATTATTCCGAATAATTGAAATCTTTCCTATTCTCGTATGATACTTGCGGCTATTAGTGCAAACAATTAAATAAAATTATGAAAGTATTAATGATAGGCGCAGGAAATATGGGATTAACCTACGCCGAGGGTATGGCCCAATCGCCCTATTTAAATAGAAGAAACTTAATGATATTTGACGTTTCGCCAGAAAAAACTGAAGCGTTAAGTGCCATTCCGCATTTTGATGCCTATGAAAAATTAGAGGACTGTTTACCAAAAGCAGATGTAGTTTTTGTAGCCGTTAAACCTTATCATAGTGATGAATTATTTGCTACTATGAAAGAACAAGTTAATGATCAACAAGTTTTTGTTTCATTAATGGCGGGTGTCACAATTGAAAACATTCAAAAAGGGTTGGGCGTTAAGAAAGTTATTAGAACTATGCCTAACCTTCCAGCCAAAGTGGGTAAAGGAGTAACTTCTTTTACAGAATCTAAAGAAGTAAGCCGTATTGAGTTAATTATGGTACGCAACCTACTAGACACAACCGGTGAAGCAATACACGTTGAAAATGAAAATTTTGTAAATGCTTCAACAGGTATTTCTGGAAGCGGCCCAGCATATGTATTTTATTTTATGCAATCTATGCTAGAAGCAGCTTTAAAGATGGGTTTTTCAGAAAACGACTCAAAGGTATTGGTATCACAAACGTTTGAAGGAGCCGTTGCATTATTTAACGACTCAGACCTATCACCTACCAGTTGGATGGATAGAGTAGCTTCAAAGGGTGGTACAACGCGTGCTGCGCTAGATAGCATGGAGGATAATAACATTAAAGAATTAATTAAAGAAGCTGCATACGCAGCATTTAACCGAGCAACAGAGCTTGGAAAGTAAACTAAATTAAAACTAAAGAGATGAGTAAAAAACGAGTGGTTATAAAAGTAGGAACCAACGTTATGACTAATAAAGACAATCGCATTGTAGGACCTATTCTTAATGAATTGGTACGACAAATTGCCGAATTGCATGAAAATAATATCGAGCCTGTTTTGGTTTCTTCAGGATCAGCAATTGCCGGGAAAGAAGTTTTGGGTGATTGCTCATTTGAGGATCCTTCAACAAGAAGACAAATATTTTCTGCAGTGGGGCAACCGCGTATGATGCGACACTATTACAGCCTTTTTCACGATTACGGAATGCGTTGTGCCCAAGTTTTGGCTACCAAGCGTGACTTTGCACCAGGTAAACATCGTGAGAATATGATAAACTGTTATGAAGGTTTAATGAAAGAAGGTGTAGTACCTATTGCAAATGAAGATGACGCCGTTTCGCTAAAAATGTCCATGTTTAGTGACAATGATGAGTTGGCAAGTCTTGTTGCAGAATTAATCCAAGCAGACGCTTTAATTTTATTGACAGATACCGATGGTTTGTATACAGGTCATCCGGACGATGATGATTCAGAAAAACTAAATGAAGTTCGTCATAATGAGAATGTTGAAAAATATGTTCAAAAAAACACAAAAGCTGAAGGCGAAGGACGTGGCGGTATGAAATCTAAACTTAAAATAGCAAAAGAAACTGCACGTAAAGAAATTCCAACTTTTATTGCCAATGGTAAACGTAAAAATGTAATTGTTGACCTCTTAGAAGGTAAAGATGTAGGAACTCGTTTCTACGCATAACAAAAACTAATTTATAAAAACTGAAAGAAAGAAATATGCAATTGATAGACACAAAAATTAAGAATAACGTTTTAGACAGTATGATTTCTATACTTGACAAACGTAGAGAAGATATTTTAGAAGCAAATAAAAAAGACCTTGACGCTTTTAGCAGAGATGATCAAGCGCTTTATGACCGCCTAGTGGTTAATGATGCTAAGGTTGACGGTATGATTAAAGCCATTTCTGAAGTAAAAGAACAAGATGATCCAGTAAATCGTGAAATATCTAGTATTACATTAGACAGCGGACTAGAAATAAATAACAAAACTGCTCCTTTTGGAACAATTATGATTATTTATGAATCACGCCCAGATGTAACTATAGAAGCTGCTGTACTTGCTTTTAAAGCCAATAACAAAATATTGCTAAAAGGCGGTAAAGAAGCTTACAATAGTAATAAGATACTAGTTGAGTGCTGGCACCAAGCATTGAAAGAAAATGATTTGAAAAAAGATTGGATTAAAATGCTTGAACTCAATAGAGAACAAACCCAAGAGTTTTTAAGAAATCCAGACGAGCCACTAGACTTAATTGTACCTAGAGGTGGAGAGCGGTTAATTCAGTTTGTAAAAGAGCACGCAAAATGTGCTGTATTAATAAGCGGTAGAGGAAATAATTTCTTATACGTTCATAAGGATGCAGACTGGAAAAAAACACTTGAAGTTATTATTAACGCAAAAACTGATAAGATTTCAGGTTGTAACGCACTTGACAAAGTATTGGTAGATAAAAATATTGCCAATTATGAAGACAAACTTAAAGAACTGAAACAAGTACTTAATGCTTCAAAAGTTGACGTGATAGTTGATGATGAAGTAAAAAAAGTATTAACAGATTCTGAAATCATTCTTGATAAAAAAGTATGGTTTGAAGAGTTTTTAGCATTAAAAATTGCTATTGGTGCTGTAAATGATTTAGACGAAGCAATCGAGATGATTAATCAATATAGTGGTGGTCACTCAAGCGCCATACTAACCGAAGATAAAAAAGCGGCTCAAAAGTTTATGGAACATATTGATAGCGCTGCTGTATATCACAACGCTTCAACCCGATTTACAGATGGTGGACAAATGGGCGTAGGTGCAGAGCTGGCAATTAGTACAGATAAGTTACATCACCGTGGACCATTAGGTTTAAAGCAGTTAGTTACCAATAAATATTATGTATTTGGTGATGGTCATGTGAGAGTATAATGACAATTGAATACCCAAACTAAAGCCTCCATTTTTTGGAGGCTTTTTTATTTTTTTTTAACTTTTCTGTAACATTTAAAACAGTCTTTACGTATAACTATATAGCAGGCAATAATCACTGCCTTAATCTATTTTAACACTACATGAGACAGTTAAAAATCACAAAACAGGTAACCAATAGAGAAACCGCCTCTTTGGATAAATACCTTCAGGAAATTGGAAAAGTTGACCTGATTACTGCGGAACAAGAAGTTGAATTGGCTCAACGCATAAAAGCTGGGGATCATTTAGCTTTAGAAAAACTTACAAAAGCCAATTTGCGCTTTGTAGTTTCAGTAGCAAAACAATATCAAAATCAAGGCTTAACCCTACCAGACCTTATTAATGAAGGTAATCTAGGGCTTATTAAAGCTGCCAAACGATTTGATGAAACACGTGGTTTTAAGTTTATTTCTTATGCCGTTTGGTGGATTAGACAATCAATTTTACAAGCTTTAGCCGAACAATCTCGAATAGTTAGGTTACCTTTGAACAAAATTGGTAGTATTAATAAAATTAATAAGACCTTTGCATTTTTAGAACAAGCCAACGAACGTCCACCTTCTGCTGAAGAAATAGCAAAAGAACTGGATATGACAATTACAGATGTAAAAGAGTCATTAAAAAATAGCGGTCGTCACGTATCAATGGACGCACCTTTAATTGATGGCGAAGATTCTAATTTGTATGACGTATTGCGAAGTGGAGAATCACCAAACCCAGATCGTTCCCTATTACACGAGTCTTTAAAGACTGAAATAGAACGATCTTTAGAAACGCTCACACCTCGTGAAGCAGATGTTATTAGATTGTATTTTGGTCTTGGCGATCAACAACCTATGACACTTGAAGAAATAGGCGAAACCTTTGATCTTACAAGAGAACGTGTTCGTCAAATAAAAGAAAAAGCAATAAGAAGGTTGAAACACACCTCAAGAAGTAAAATATTGAAAACCTATTTGGGTTAATTCTCAAATAACAGCAACAACAGTTAGTAAAATAACTGTTCGTTTTTTGATTGATGAATGACCTCCGGCTGATTACCGGAGGTTTTTTTGTAAGATTATCGTATTTTTGAAAAGAACAACCTTTAAACAATAACCATGACACATAGTATTTGTTATGTAAGTAGCGCTACAGATAATCTCAACGAAAATGAGATGGATCTACTTTTTAATACTGTATTACATAAAAATAAAGGATTAAATATTACCGGTATTTTACTTTATTACTACGGAAATTTTTTACAAGTTCTAGAAGGAGATGAAGAAGCTTTAAAATCTTTATTTGAAACTATAAAAAAAGATAAAAGGCATCAAAACCTTATTACTATTTATGACAAGAAAAATGATCATAGTATCTTTGATGAATATAAAACCGGCTTCAGTATCATAAAAACTGAAAATGACTTAAAAAACTTGAAAGCTTATTTAAAACTTTCAGAAGATAAAGAACCACTCTCTACAAGTGTACTAGGACTTTTAAAACCTTTTTTAATTTAAATTATGAGTAAAACAATTATAGCACCTTCTATTTTAGCAGCAGATTTTGCCAATCTTGAAAAAGACATAAAAATGGTAAATGATAGTAAAGCAGACTGGTTTCACCTTGATGTAATGGACGGTGTTTTTGTACCAAATATTTCATTTGGAATGCCTGTGATTGAAGCCATTTCAAAACACGCTAATAAAACATTGGATGTTCATTTAATGATAGTTCAACCAGAACGGTACATAAAAGATTTTGCAGGTATAGGTGCCAATATACTTACCGTGCATTATGAGGCATCTACCCATTTACACAGAACGATTCAAGCCATAAAAGCTGAAGGAATGCAAGCTGGCGTAGCACTTAACCCGCACACAAATGTTTCAGTTTTAAAAGATACCATACAAGATATTGACCTAGTGTGTATGATGAGCGTAAATCCAGGATTTGGCGGACAATCATTCATAGAAAACACCTATGAAAAGGTAAAAGAACTTAAACAAATAATTGCAGAAAAAGGAGCTTCGACAAAAATTGAAATTGACGGTGGAGTTACCAATAAAAATGCAAAACAGCTGGTTGAAGCCGGTGCAGATGTATTGGTTGCCGGAAGCTATGTATTTGGCTCAGAAAATCCTACATCCACAATAGAAAACCTATCTGAACTAGTAAAAAAATAGCTTCTCTGGTTACGAGAAAGAAAATAGACCTCTATTTCATATCTTTGCAATAAAAAACAACGCTTTGAATATTGAAAAAGAAGTACTTATAATTGGCGCCGGGCCAATTGGACTTGCCTGTGCTCTTGAGTGCAAGAAAAAAAACCTTGATTACATTGTAATAGAAAAAGGAGCCTTAACCAACTCGCTATATAACTACCCTTTGAATATGCGTTTTTTTTCAACTTCAGAAAAGCTGGAAATTGACGGAATCCCCTTTATAAGCAACAACCCAAAACCTACACGAGACGAAGCGCTAGAATATTATCGCAGAGTCGCTACATCAAATAAGTTGCAAATTAATTTATATGAAGCAATACAAAAAGTAGACAAAAAAGGGGACGGTACTTTTTTAGTAACTTCAGAAAAAAACACCTACAAAACCAAAAACATTGTTGTTAGCACCGGTTTTTACGACATCCCAAACTTAATGCATGTGCCTGGAGAAAATTTATCAAAAGTGTCACACTATTACAAAGAAGCACATCCTTACGTTATGCAAAAAACAATTGTTGTAGGCGCCAGTAACTCTTCGGTTGACGCTGCTTTGGAAATTTGGCGAAAAGGAGGTGATGTCACAATGGTGGTAAGAGGCTCAAGTATTGGAGAACGTGTAAAATATTGGGTAAAACCCGATATTGAAAACCGAATTAAAGAAGGAAGCATTAAAGCTTTTTTTAATTCAGAAATTGAAGAAATAAAAGAGACCGAAGTTGTCATCAAAACACCGAAAGGAATCAAAACAATAGAAAATGATTTTGTAGTAGCACTTACCGGTTACCAACCTAATTTTACCTTTCTTGAATCTTTAGGTATTGAACTTTCAAATGATGGAAAGTTTTTTCCGCAGTATGACCCAAAAACAATGGAAACTAATGTGTCAAATCTATATTTAGCAGGTGTTATTTGTGGCGGAATGGAAACTCACAAGTGGTTTATTGAAAATTCGCGCATTCATTCAAAGATTATAGCCGAAGCTATTTCAAACAAAATTAATAATCTGCAAAAGTAAAATTAAGCAACTGTTTTTTGTGTTGATATATTTCAGGAAAAAGAGCGTTAAACTCTACAGGCGACTCAATGAAGTACTCAACCAGAACTGCCATAAACTCATATTGATTGGTAAAGGCATACTTTCTGAAATATTCTGTAGAATTGACCAATGCTTTCACATCATCATTGGTCAAGCATTTTAAGATATTTTGAAACTGTTTTTGAAACCGGATAGAATCTACATCTTTACCTTGCATTGATTCTAGTTGCATAGCATGCATACACTCGTGAATACCAAGATTTATATTATCATCTGTGATTTTATATCCTTTTTCAAAATCTTTCCAAGACAATACTAGAGCTTTTTCCTTTGGGTTGAATTCTCCTTTGTGGTAATTTTCGTTTGCTGCACTATAAAATTCACTTGGATAAACAAGTATATACTCAATTAGGTTATACCTGTAGTTTTTTCTTCCAAAACTCAACATACATGCTGTAGCTGCAATAAGAACCTTTACTTTATCTGTAATTTCAAAATTTTGTCTACCTACAAACTGCTTTTCTGATATAAACTTGGCAACTCGATGTTGAAATTGTCGTTTTTCTTTATCAGAGAGCTTTGAATAAAAGAAAAAGTGCGAATTAAGAAAGGAAAGCTGAGTATTTGTTAGCTTTTTATAAATGAGTAAATTTCTATATAACGGTTTATTATAATAAGCAGCATACCAGTTTTCAAAAATTCTAAAAAGAAAAAATGTAAACCCCAAAAAAACAATGAAGTAGCCATAAGGAGCCAACCATTGAAGTGTATCATTATTTTGGGAATTTAACATATTAAAAACATGAAACGATAAATTATAAAAATTAGTATTTTATAAAATTTAAACTAGTTTAATCTAGTAATTTAAAAAGTTTTAGGTTAAAATATTACGAAGTGCCTATTAAACTTGCACCTATAGCGGATTTTCACTATTTAAACGTTTGATTGCTAATAAAATAAAAAAATGTTAAAGCATTGGTAAAAAATTTAACGTTTATATGATGCTAAAAGCAAGATATTTGAATAGTTTTGTAACAAGCTTAACAAAAAATACATATATGAGACAAAAATTTAAAATTCTGTTAACGTTACTGTCTTTCGTAATGGTGCAAGCTGTTTTTGCACAAGCAAAAGAAATTACGGGATCAGTACAAGATGCGTCTGGAGTTCCTTTACTAGGAGTAAACATTTTAGTTAAAGGATCCTCAACAGGGACGCAAACCGATTTCGATGGTAACTATGCAATCGAGGCATCGGCCGGTGAAACCTTAGTATTTAGTTACGTAGGTTATACACCTAAAGAAGTAGTTGTGGGGCAAAGCAACACAATTGATGTTGTCCTTGAGCAAGGTGAGGCTCTTGAGACCGTAGTAGTAACTGCACTTGGTATTTCAAGAGAGAAAAAATCTCTTGGTTATTCAACTCAGCAGGTAAATACTGACGACCTTAACGTTACAAGACCTAGTAATGCAATTAACTCATTATCTGGTAAGGTAGCAGGTGTACAAATCACTAATCCAACTGGTAACTTAGGAGGTTCTTCTAGAATTATCCTTAGGGGTATTGGTTCTGTAACAGGGCAAAACAAGCCTTTAATCGTTGTTGATGGTATTCCATTAGATAACTCAAACTATAACTCAACTTCTGCTCAAGTTGGTAGCGGTGGTCGTGATTATGGTGATGCTGGTTTTGATATTAACCCAGATGATGTAGAAAGCGTAAACGTTCTTAAAGGTGGTGCAGCAGCAGCACTTTATGGATCTCGTGCATCAAATGGTGTTATCTTAATTACTACAAAATCAGGTAAAGAAGGTAAAGGTCAAGTTACAATAAACTCTGGTGTTACTTTTGAAACTGTTAATATTCTTCCACAAGTTCAGAAACTATATGGTGGTGGTGCTGGAGACCCAAATACTATTGAGCAATCAACTTTTGATACTGCTGTTATTAACGGTACTACGTATAA harbors:
- a CDS encoding RNA polymerase sigma factor RpoD/SigA, whose amino-acid sequence is MRQLKITKQVTNRETASLDKYLQEIGKVDLITAEQEVELAQRIKAGDHLALEKLTKANLRFVVSVAKQYQNQGLTLPDLINEGNLGLIKAAKRFDETRGFKFISYAVWWIRQSILQALAEQSRIVRLPLNKIGSINKINKTFAFLEQANERPPSAEEIAKELDMTITDVKESLKNSGRHVSMDAPLIDGEDSNLYDVLRSGESPNPDRSLLHESLKTEIERSLETLTPREADVIRLYFGLGDQQPMTLEEIGETFDLTRERVRQIKEKAIRRLKHTSRSKILKTYLG
- a CDS encoding BLUF domain-containing protein, whose translation is MTHSICYVSSATDNLNENEMDLLFNTVLHKNKGLNITGILLYYYGNFLQVLEGDEEALKSLFETIKKDKRHQNLITIYDKKNDHSIFDEYKTGFSIIKTENDLKNLKAYLKLSEDKEPLSTSVLGLLKPFLI
- the rpe gene encoding ribulose-phosphate 3-epimerase, whose protein sequence is MSKTIIAPSILAADFANLEKDIKMVNDSKADWFHLDVMDGVFVPNISFGMPVIEAISKHANKTLDVHLMIVQPERYIKDFAGIGANILTVHYEASTHLHRTIQAIKAEGMQAGVALNPHTNVSVLKDTIQDIDLVCMMSVNPGFGGQSFIENTYEKVKELKQIIAEKGASTKIEIDGGVTNKNAKQLVEAGADVLVAGSYVFGSENPTSTIENLSELVKK
- a CDS encoding YpdA family putative bacillithiol disulfide reductase, whose amino-acid sequence is MNIEKEVLIIGAGPIGLACALECKKKNLDYIVIEKGALTNSLYNYPLNMRFFSTSEKLEIDGIPFISNNPKPTRDEALEYYRRVATSNKLQINLYEAIQKVDKKGDGTFLVTSEKNTYKTKNIVVSTGFYDIPNLMHVPGENLSKVSHYYKEAHPYVMQKTIVVGASNSSVDAALEIWRKGGDVTMVVRGSSIGERVKYWVKPDIENRIKEGSIKAFFNSEIEEIKETEVVIKTPKGIKTIENDFVVALTGYQPNFTFLESLGIELSNDGKFFPQYDPKTMETNVSNLYLAGVICGGMETHKWFIENSRIHSKIIAEAISNKINNLQK
- a CDS encoding zinc-dependent peptidase, giving the protein MLNSQNNDTLQWLAPYGYFIVFLGFTFFLFRIFENWYAAYYNKPLYRNLLIYKKLTNTQLSFLNSHFFFYSKLSDKEKRQFQHRVAKFISEKQFVGRQNFEITDKVKVLIAATACMLSFGRKNYRYNLIEYILVYPSEFYSAANENYHKGEFNPKEKALVLSWKDFEKGYKITDDNINLGIHECMHAMQLESMQGKDVDSIRFQKQFQNILKCLTNDDVKALVNSTEYFRKYAFTNQYEFMAVLVEYFIESPVEFNALFPEIYQHKKQLLNFTFADY